In Lathyrus oleraceus cultivar Zhongwan6 chromosome 2, CAAS_Psat_ZW6_1.0, whole genome shotgun sequence, the DNA window aagaatattcatgtgaaagtcatgaatagtcttatcctctttcatcctcagattttcaaacttggtggtcagcatctgaagtttatacatcttcaccttggaggtaccttcatgagttatcttgaggctatcccaaacttccttggccagctcacagtggtgcaccagtctgaagatgttcttgcttattccattgaacaaagcattcaaggccttagaatttccaagggctaatgcctcttgctccttgtcccactcttcttcaggaatttgcacactgactccatctttacctgtcttcgttggatgttcccatcctttgttgacagctctccagactttgctatctagagaccttaagaaggctatcatatggggcttccagtcatcatagttagacccatccagcatgggtggtctatttgagtgtcctacatccttgtccatggtactagaaagtaacttccctagatctcacccagaaattaacaggcagggtgcctgctctgattccaattgaaattctagttaacagactttcgatgtcacacgggttgttatgacatctaattctgcgcagacaagaattatgcagaacttaaaaagtaagtgcagtaaataacacaaggaattgtttacccagttcggtccaacatgacctacgtctgggggctaccaagccagggaggaaatccactattagtagtattaattcagaccttaaaccaactgtttaaccctatcacttaatacctacccaatgcaatttcaatcttacactaagatcaaagttcctactcactccccctcaatcacctcagtgattacaacctttaattaagattaaagacaattgtgaagacacacttcaaacaactcttgattgtgcttaacagctttaatcaagatacacaacacttacaactcaatgaacaccctataccaatgcaatcatctcagtgatgatagcttggctcacaagatacacctaatataagacacacaaaaatacagcagtgaagtatgatggacacacaaaatcttcaagcctaaaaatccccgagttctgaatgaaggattgccatccttttatattgcagcacttgggccttgtacttgtattttctgaatttaaggtcaagcgagttaacctaaattccacaactaggttactaacaaataggctatttgttaggttcattaattgtagcttggttgttggtttcctaGATTTTCGCTCAGCTGctgaatccctgaagaatagcctgagaaaaatgctgaaacagaaaaactaaacaacctacaatatagcatacgctgtcaggaatgaatgtcacaacattcagtttgacgtccaaatcaaagaccatatgctaagtctgtttttcctgaaaacagacagtacaaatttgctgaactgtacaagactaatctgtccatacttcagtaacagcgtacattaataaatgtcaaagcatccaatttgacatttacacaatgagccttacgtcaggtctgttatcctcttgataagcagactgagaaacatactgaactgtagcagacaaccaacctgcctattattcagtatatgttgtcaatgatgaatgtcataacatccagtttgacattcagacagtaggctttgtgccaggtctgttatccccttgataaacagactggaaataaatactgagttattaaagaacaccagctgttctattcctcagtatctgctgacagggatgaatgttataacatctagtttgacattcagtagatcctgtattagctaaacctgcagcatacaactcaagtatgtcatgacatcagtcaagacatcagagtacagttagatattctaacatacaatgcagttAAACAGtcatctccacagcatgtcatgacatcagttaagacattagaatccatctagtgttttaccatacaatgcagccaatcaaacatctacaaaaTGTAATCTCAACAACAATTTGTTTCTTAAATTTATCCGAATGAAACTCATGTGCAAGATCAATTACATCAAATTTGCTTTCAATAGTTGAAAACATCATATCAAATTTAGAAGGCAAACCTTCTAAGATGGCATTTATATGATGCATGTGAGGAACTGGATCTCCAAATAAATAGAGGCGAAAGCATAAGAGTTTTGTGAATGTGAAAAAGATAATCATGAATTTAGAATTAACTAGTATGTTAGATTGAATTTTATATCACTACATAATATATCTTTCGTAACGAACTATTACCTCATCCAAATTATTCATTATGGTGGAATCAACTCGATTAAATGCATTCcttttattttcactttttaGCAAAAATAGTTATCACAGTTGGAATTCCAACTGTGGTGAAAAATTGTGTTTGATCATGAGTTCGAATCCTAACCAACAATTTTgactttttatttatttttaactttcTTTTTATCACGGTTGGAATTTCACCTTTGGTGAAAAATGATATTcgataaaaaaaaatattaaatattttcATATTACATTAAACGTTAGATCTaaaaaacaacaacattaaacATTTTAACTAATACAACAACAACTAATACTACTATctaataattttattttaatcattcaAATCTTTACTTTTCTAACTACTTAAAGAAGGCAAAAGAAAACAACTTAAGGAAAAAACAAATATCAACTTTGTGGGTTGACCTGTAACACCTCCAACAAACAAAAAGAAGAAATCTTTTAGATTCTTTGTCTCATGATTATCCACAAATAGTGGCACCCCTAGAGAAACAAAAGGAAAGAATGTAAATATTCTAATTCCTTGTTCGAAATGATATGCACAGTACACACCTTCCTTTTACTTTATCAAAACACATAAATCTCTTCTCAAACATATGAATATTCTTTTCCTTTCCTTCCTTCATCAACTATTCCTTCTCCCACTCTTTCACCTATCCAACCAATAAATTATTTCTCATGTAACATACACATTTAAAGCTACGAACACATATAAATTGTGACACATTTTCTTATGACATGCAAACAAGACCACTAGAATTTCAGACACACAATCGTGAGAGTCAGGGTTCGACCTCTGTTAACTTCAACTTAACAATATTAGCATTTTGCTAGTTGAGTTAGGATTTACGGTTAACAAGACCATTATTTCATTCAATGGCTCCACCACCTGCTTTGAAGCGTACAAATTCTCTAGCAGATAACATGCCTGATGCATTGAGCCATAGTAGATACCATATGAAGAAGTGCTTTGCTAAGTACTTAGAGAAAGGGAGAAGGATCATGAAACTTCATCATTTGATGGAAGAAGTTGAACGAATTATAGATGATAAAATTGAAAGAAATCAAGTTTTGGAGGGAATTCTAGGCTTCATATTGAGCTCTATACAGGTTCTTTGTTAATGACATCACAACATGCAAAATGATATTTAGGCTTACAAGGTGTTTGATTTTATGCACATGAACTTGCAGGAAGCTGTTGTTGATCCACCATATGTTGCTTTTGCAATTAGGCCTAATCCAGGAGTTTGGGAATATGTACGTGTCAACTCCGAGGATCTTTCCGTTGATGCTATTGCCCCTAATGATTACCTCAAATTCAAGGAAAGGGTATATGACCAAAAATGGTGTGTGTTTTATCTTCATTTTTCTTATACATGTGATTTAAATTCTTGAAAATATTTCATTGTTTGAACTTGAATGTCTGATGTAAGACTATATGTACATGTTTAATTTTGCGTTTGATCATTAACAGTTTCCATATTTGTAGGGCAAATGATGAAAATGCATTTGAAGCAGACTTTGGAGCATTTGATTTTGGGATTCCGAAATTAACCTTATCGTCTTCAATTGGAAACGGACTTCACTTTGTTTCAAAGTTCTTAGCTTCACAGACAACTGGGAAATTGACAAAAACACAGGCTATAGTGGACTACTTATTGAGACTAAATCATCAAGGAGAAGTAAGTGAAGAAGCATTAGATTAAATTCTTAAACTTCATGTTAACACAAGTAATATAAACTTTTCAATATTAATTTTTCGTTTTTGTGATCTACATTGACAGAGTCTAATGATAAATGACGCCTTGAGCTCTGCTGCAAAACTTCAGCAAGCATTAATTGTGGCTGATGTTTTCCTTTCAGCAATTCCCAAGGATACTTCATATCACAATTTTGAGCTAAGGTAAGGACTTTATTAATTTATCATTTAATAGGTCAATGATGTTTTAGCTAAGTTAATTTAAAATCTCGGTTGCATCACAATCCTTGATATTGCAGAGAAATTTTGTTAAGTTCACATGATGCGATCTCAACTGCGACATAGAAAACACCTTGATGTTAACCTAAATCGCGGTCACAAACCTTATTTTAAAACCCTACTTGTTAGTTGTAATCCAATGTCAATTTTATTTTTAGGTTAAAGGAGTGGGGTTTTGAGAAAGGATGGGGAGATACTGCCGGAAGGGTGAAGGAGACAATGAGAACTTTATCAGAAATACTCCAAGCCCCAGACCCAATTAATCTAGAGAAACTTTTCAGCAGAATTCCTACAATGTTTAAAGTAGTGATCTTCTCAATTCATGGTTATTTTGGGCAAGAAGATGTTCTTGGCTTGCCAGACACTGGTGGCCAGGTAAATTTTTTATCATTAGGAACAATATTTTTGATTTTTAAAGTGTGAGGTTTATAAAGATTATTCACTTTATGGCATTGTCATTTCTGAATGAAGCTTTTTAATATCAATTCAAGTACTAGTTTTTTAAATAGGGGTCCTTGTCACGATCCCTATTGCATCGCGATCCTTTACATTAAGGTGAATGAAGTCAAATACAGTCGCCAAGTCATCAGAAACCATGATGCCGTGACCTAAATCATATACACAAACTTTCTTTAAACCTCGTCACTATTtgaatttgaaagaaaaaaaactaaGTATTAATTTTGCTCAAAAAATGTGAGTTTCTAATACTTGTTGACAAAATAACAGGTAGTTTACATATTGGATCAAGTCAAGGCTTTGGAGGAAGAGTTACTTCTAAAAATTAAGCAACAAGGACTAACTTTTAAACCTCAAATTCTTGTGGTTAGTTTCATGCAAAGCAATAACCTCTTTCTACATGTACCTTAGAACTTAGTTAAAATATGTAATTATACACTCTTGACCTTTTCAGGTAACAAGGTTGATACCTGATGCTAAAGGAACCAAGTGCCACCAGGAGTTTGAACCAATCCATGGTACCAAACACTCTCACATTCTACGTGTGCCTTTTTATACAGAAAAAGGAATTTTACGTCAATGGGTTTCTCGCTTCGACATTTATCCCTATCTTGAGAGGTTTACTCAGGCATGTCTACACGCTTCATGATTTTTTATCTTGTACTTTGGTTTTCAATTACGGTTACAATGCAAATTTGTATAATGTAGTGAAATAGCCATGCCTTGTACATATGAACTAACCTACTTACCAATTCTTTGGTTTACATTATTAATAGGACGCAACAACCAAGATTTTGGACCTAATGGAAGGTAAACCAGATCTTATTATAGGAAATTACACAGATGGAAATTTGGCAGCATCTCTAATGGCTAGAAAACTTGGGATAACTCAGGTTACTAACTTATTACTATCCCCCTTTCAATATTTTTGTGGTTGCAAGGCTGTGTTATTTGTCATATGTATTAATTCTTTAGGGTGATTGAAAACTAGGCAACTATAGCACATGCTTTGGAGAAAACCAAGTATGAAGACTCAGATGTCAAATGGAAAGAGTTAGATCCTAAATATCACTTCTCATGTCAATTCATGGCTGATACAATTGCAATGAATTCATCCGATTTCATCATAACCAGTACATACCAAGAAATTGCGGGAAGGTTTGTCAAAACAACCTTTCATTAGTACTTGTTTAAAAGAAAAGaaattttataataaaataagTACACATAAAAATGAGAACTGAGCTTTGAAAGTTAATTTTTTCCGCAGCAAAGATAGACCCGGGCAATATGAAAGCCATGCTGCATTTACTCTTCCAGGGCTTTGTAGGGTTGTCTCAGGGATAAATGTGTTTGATCCTAAATTCAATATAGCTGCACCAGGTGCTGATCAAAGTATCTATTTCCCTTACACAGAAAGAGACAAAAGACTTTTTCAATTTCACTCTTCCATTGAAGATCTTCTCAATAATAAAGTGGATAACAATGAGCATATGTAAGTGATTTTGTTTCTTCTCTTGCATAGTAAACTTTCAATGCTGAACTATTGTTAGAATAGCAACCCCGGTTCAAAAGAAAACATATACAAAAAAACAAACAGAGAACACACATAATTTGGTCACGGATTAAACAAAGTTTGTCTACGTCTTCAACTACAAAGACATTGCAGTGCCTTTCTATTATTCAAGCTTAAGATTATATATTACAACTTGTGTAACAATATTCACTGGCTCGAGTAGCCTGTCCACTTATCAGTAAACTACGAGTCATACCCATTAACTATCCTAGCTACATTATTCTCAATCATTGATTTTAACTTTTGAAATTATCATGAAAACAGTGGATATCTAGCGGAGAGGAGGAAACCTATAATCTTCTCAATGGCAAGGCTTGATGTTGTGAAGAACTTAAGCGGATTAGTTGAGTGGTATGGAAAGAACAAAAGATTAAGAAACTTGGTGAACCTTGTCATAGTTGGTGGCTTCTTTGACCCTTCAAAATCAAAAGATAGAGAGGAAATGGCAGAAATAAAGAAGATGCATGATTTAATTCAAAAGTATCAACTAAAGGGTCAATTCAGATGGATTGCTGCGCAGACTGATCGATTTCGCAATGGAGAGCTGTATCGCTGCATTGCTGATACAAAGGGAGCTTTTGTGCAGCCTGCTTTGTATGAAGCATTTGGATTAACTGTCATTGAAGCAATGAACTGCGGCTTGCCAACTTTTGCTACTAATCAAGGAGGTCCGGCAGAAATAATTGTTGATGGAGTCTCAGGATTCCATATTGATCCCCTAAATGGAGATGGATCAAGCAACAAAATTGCTGATTTCTTTGAAAAATGCAAAGTAGATCCATCCTTTTGGAACATGATTTCTGAGTTCGGATTGCAGCGCATAAATGAATGGTACTACCTCCATTTTCTTTGCTTCAAACTAATGCAGCTATTCTTTATGTTAAAGTTGCACCTTTATTGCATAAATAACTATCTACCCTTTTAAGAACAACAGAAAGAAATTTAATTTCAAACATGTTCATGTTTTTGTTGTAGCTATACATGGAAGATATATGCAAACAAGTTGATAAATATGGGAAACATTTACACCTTTTGGAAGCAAGTGAACAAGGAGCAAAAAGAGGCAAAGCAAAGATACATCCATATGTTCTATAATTCCTTCTTCAAGAATTTGGTTAGTCAATGTTTGGTTTATGTACACATGAACCACTGACTAATTTTATTGCATCTTGAGTTTTGGAAAAAGGTTATAACACTTGCGATATGTTAACGCTACAGGTTAAGAATGTACCTATTCCAAGTGATGAACCTCAAAAACCAGTAGGAAACCAACAAAGTCTCAAACAACAGGGCTCTAGGTATGTCACTCAAGCATTTTATTTTAGAAAATTGTTTATCATTTGATGTTCCTGCTAAcaaatttcttttgttttccttTTCTTCTTGGTTTGCAGCACCAGACGTTCACAGTCCACGTTGAGAAGGTAAAATTTACCATAGAATCTTGGATTAGCTTATGATTTTAAGTTGTGTAGCAACTTTCTAAAAAAAATTTGCTTATACTTTTAGGTTATTACTAGGAGCTCAATGATGTCAACCACAAAAGCAGATCAATTGAGAGAATGCATCTTCTCATACTTAACATCAATATTTCTCTAATGTGTATATACCTTCTCATATATTTGCatgtaattttttttattaagCAAAAATACTCTGCAATGTAACACAATAGCAAGTGTTTTATGAAATTAATAAAATGATTATATATCCATGATTTCATACTGATTTTTTAAGATGAACCCTTAAAAGTTAAAACATCAGTTATACCTAAAATGTCATTAATTTATATCATAATACCAAAAAAGTTCTTAGTTTCATTTTAACTTTATTTAACGCAGGTATACCTGATTTAAATTAGCGTAAGGTAAATTTGTAGATGAAAAGGATATATCATTAAAATTTCATATAAGTAGCACTAAAATAAAGAACTATTATAAAGatatttatttaatatattaAATCCGATATGACGGAATATATTAGGATATACCCTAACATTTCTATTTTATTTGTTCCATATTATTCCATAATTCTATATGACATCTTTCAAtattttttttcactttttaaaAAGTAAAATACAATATGTATTATCTACTAGACGGGTTCGAAATTTGACAAAGataaaaaaaaatctcatttttaATAAAATGATATGACAAGACAACTagaattaaaattatattttcTTTGAAAGCATAAaaaaaatcaacatttaaaataaatatttttaatttcaaattagttataataaaaaatatattaacCTAATATTAATTAATAACTTAAATAAATATATTCTTTTCGTAAATTTTATAGAATAATATTTATATTTGTCTTGAGTAGGGTTGGAAATGAGCCGAGTCGAGTCGAACTCGCCTCAGCTCGGCTCGACTCGTTAAGAATTGATTCAATTCAAATTTCGGTTCAAGTTCgacacaattttttttttaagCTCAAACTCGACTCGTTATAAGTTCACGAGCAAGTCGGTTCAACTCGTTTGTTTCACGGACTTAGAAACCATTTTTAAAGtctattttttttatatatttgacattttaagttaatattattttaaaaataaagtattaaaataaaataaaagttataAGATTGGAAATTAACTTTGTCTCAAAAATCGACTAATTCGAAAATTAATTAACTTATATGATCTAATTTTATTTGTATAATtatttttagaaatattttgcTCACTCGAACATATAAATTATCAATTAAAACCgttcaattaaaataaaatataaggTTAAAATTTATACTAAATCTTTAAACCTACTCTTAAAGACAATATAATCATTCACATATTTAATCGAGTTGGCTCATGAATCTAACTAATCGAACTATGTATAGTTCAAGTTCAACTCATTTAGTTAACAACTTAGTTTTTCGCTCATATTTAGTTTATTGGGTTCATGAACCAAGTTCAACGAATTAATTGTTGAATCGAGTTCCAAACTACTTTCGAGTTGGTTCGATTCATTGTCAACCCTAATCTTAAGATATAATATAATAGGGTATGTCACAATCTTTCATCGCGTCAGTATGCTTCACTATTACATTTTTCATATAATATTGAATTAGAAACTAAGACAAATATCAAGATTTTTGATTTCACACTTATGATAGCGACAATAGAgattataataaaaatattaaaaataatgtcTAAAAAAATAACACGATTTATATCAACAATAAAATTACAACTATATATTTTTGAAAGCATAAATAAAATGAACACTTAAAATAAATATTGTAATCTCAAAGTAGTTATATTATAGTCAAAAATATATTAATCTAATAATTAAttactaatatatatatatatatatatatatatatatatatatatatatatatatatatatatatatatatatatattatatatatatatatatatatatatatatatataaagtttATAGAATAATGTTTATATTTGTCTTGAGATATAATATAATAGAGTATAACACAATTTTTTATCATGTCCGTGTACTTTCCTATTATACTTTTCATATAATAGTGGATTAGAAACGAAAGACAAATAAAAGATTCTTGATTTCTCATTTTTGAGAATATAAAGTTTTTTCAAAATGAATtatattttacttttttttattaTAGTGACCATAGAGATTATAATAAAAACATTGAAAATAATATCTAAGAAAATAATACTCgtattttaattaatataaaaaatcaaatcaaataattttttacaatctcattaattaaattaaaaataactattttaaaaaacaattaaGCTACTATAGCAACTACCATTTTCAATCCCTTATTAGTAGATAACTAAAATTTgacaaaataaatataaattttataaagcTAATAAAGTTTTATTTGATAGTAATTGAaaataaacttttaattttatttaacACTAAGAATAAATACACATCTTTAAcaattttaaattaaatatctAAATCAAAGAAAACTACTAAAAAGACATAAGAATCAAAACAATTATTTATTAAGTTTGATATATATTATTTTCATAAAGTTTATAGgtattgttttatttttcttacaattatttttaattataaatattaaagaataaaaaatttataatatatttttaatataatatcTATACAATAATTTTAGATTATTTCAGTGCTACATTCTTCAATCGTGTTGTCcaaataaaattttatttgataataattgcaaataaatttttaattttatttagcATGAAAAATAAATACACATCTTTAACAACTTAAAATTAAATATCTAAATCAAAGATAACTACTAAAAAAGACATGAGAACTAAAATAGTTGCTTATTAAGTTTGATACATATTGTTTTCATAAAATTTATAGATATATTATATATTCTTTGcaattattttttaattataaatattaaaaaatagaatttttataatatattttcAATATAATATCTATAAAATAATTTTAGATTATTTCAATGCTACATTCTTCCTATCATGTACGATAAATAAACTAAAGACAAACAATAAGATTATTGTTTTTTCACATATAAAAAATTGAGTTTATTGTTTACtcttttttttatataataattataataaGTATAATAAAAAACAAAGATAATGTTTTCTAATGAGCTCTCATATTTCAACAATAAAATCATATAAATATTTTACAATACCatttattataaattaaaataattctTTTTCTTATAAAAGTTATTGAAGTAATTAACATTTGAAACACTTTTAGTCGTTTGGATAATTAATGTTTGATAATATACACATAAATTTAACAAAACAAATAACTTATAATCGCGCATTGCGCGAATCTTAACTAACATTTcattaaaattaaaatgatattTGTGAGATATTTGATTGAACTCTATTATGGTCGAAAGGTAGTttcttggttcgacaattcgacaaGATCATTAGTATATCGTCGAAGTCTGATCACATGTTGCAGTCGAAGTATGCTAtgattgttagcatgtcgaattaGGCCTGTTTGTTATGCCAAATTatttaagttagcttgttctctaagttaCTTGTGTAATGGACATGTGTCTAAAAGTATGTTAatttagtgtgttagttttcttataaatagcatactagtttctcatcattgtataatgcaatcctaattagggtgagagaggaTATTTGTTACTCTGTAACACTTGTACTCATGTTCCcaagagaaagtaaagaataacaGTTTATAATCTATTTCATTGGGTTCCTCTTACTTCCCTCTTTTCTACCCTTGTGGATTTCTTGTCGATCAAGGAACCGATTATACTTTGTTATTCCGACATCGTTTTTCACAACAAATTGGTGCGTGAACATGGAGAAGATGTCGTCGACAAAGTATGACATTGAAAAGTACACCGGAGTGAACAATTTTCGTATGTGACACTTGAAGATGAAAGCCCTACTAGTTCAACATGGCTGTTTAGAAGCGTTGAAGGGAGCCGAAGCCATGGATAATGCGTTAACAGATAAATAAAAAACAACTATGGTAGAGAAAGCCCACATCACCATcttattgagccttggtgataaggtttTTTGAAAGGTTTCGAAGGAGACGACGACGTCGGGGTTATAAGAGAAACTCGAAAGTATATACATGACCAAATTGTTGGTCAATCGCCTCTACCTGAACCAAAATCtatattcattcaagatgagtgaagaaAAAGTTATGGATGAGAagttggatatgttcaacaagctgattcttgatcttgaaaatatcgaTGTCAAGATCGAGGATGAAGATCAAACACTATTGATGTTGTTTGTTTTTCCTATATcacatgctcacttcaaagaaactctcttatatggaagagagtctctgacctttgaagaagttcaatcaacCTTGTATTATAAGGATTTGAACAAATGAAAGGAGCACAAGCCATCTTTGATTGGTGAAAGTCTGCCAGTTAAGGCAAAATTTACAAAGAGAGATGGCAAATTCGACAAGAAGGGTAAAAGTCAGCAGAAGTCTTATAGTGGTTATGCATATGGTATTCAATGTTATAACTGTAAATTGGAAGGTCATACAAGAAAAGTGTGCCCTGAAACGCCTGAAAGATCATGGAGGTAAGGATAATGGAAACACATCCATTGTTCAAGATGAGTTTGACTCATTTGATGTTCTTGTGGTTTCAAACGGCGACTCAAGTAAAGAGTGGATTATGGATTCGGAATGCacttggcacatgactccaaacaaagacttGTTTGAGGAACTgtgtgatcaagatggtggatctATGTTGCTTGAAAACAATAAAGCTTGCAAGATTACAGGTGTTGGAtctgtgagattcaagctccatgatgagtcaataagattgttg includes these proteins:
- the LOC127118331 gene encoding sucrose synthase 5 → MAPPPALKRTNSLADNMPDALSHSRYHMKKCFAKYLEKGRRIMKLHHLMEEVERIIDDKIERNQVLEGILGFILSSIQEAVVDPPYVAFAIRPNPGVWEYVRVNSEDLSVDAIAPNDYLKFKERVYDQKWANDENAFEADFGAFDFGIPKLTLSSSIGNGLHFVSKFLASQTTGKLTKTQAIVDYLLRLNHQGESLMINDALSSAAKLQQALIVADVFLSAIPKDTSYHNFELRLKEWGFEKGWGDTAGRVKETMRTLSEILQAPDPINLEKLFSRIPTMFKVVIFSIHGYFGQEDVLGLPDTGGQVVYILDQVKALEEELLLKIKQQGLTFKPQILVVTRLIPDAKGTKCHQEFEPIHGTKHSHILRVPFYTEKGILRQWVSRFDIYPYLERFTQDATTKILDLMEGKPDLIIGNYTDGNLAASLMARKLGITQATIAHALEKTKYEDSDVKWKELDPKYHFSCQFMADTIAMNSSDFIITSTYQEIAGSKDRPGQYESHAAFTLPGLCRVVSGINVFDPKFNIAAPGADQSIYFPYTERDKRLFQFHSSIEDLLNNKVDNNEHIGYLAERRKPIIFSMARLDVVKNLSGLVEWYGKNKRLRNLVNLVIVGGFFDPSKSKDREEMAEIKKMHDLIQKYQLKGQFRWIAAQTDRFRNGELYRCIADTKGAFVQPALYEAFGLTVIEAMNCGLPTFATNQGGPAEIIVDGVSGFHIDPLNGDGSSNKIADFFEKCKVDPSFWNMISEFGLQRINECYTWKIYANKLINMGNIYTFWKQVNKEQKEAKQRYIHMFYNSFFKNLVKNVPIPSDEPQKPVGNQQSLKQQGSSTRRSQSTLRRLLLGAQ